The DNA sequence AGGGAACTATTAACACCGCTGACATAAAACCTTTACAACCTATATCTACCAATCAGGTAGCAAATGAAGAACTTCCTATGCCACATTTTTCTTGGTTAGTTGTTAAATCAAAACAGGTGGTTCTGGTCTCAGTTTTATCTTTTCTTATTATATATATGTCGCTCTTTTTTTACCAATATTTGATTTTAAAAGGATTAAAAAAAGAAGTTGCTGGGACACCTAATGTTGTTTCGGCAGTTTCTGAAAAAGAAGAGGTAGAGGAAAAGGTTCTTGAACAACCAGAAGTGGAAACTCCGCTTGTTGCAACCAATATTACCAATGCAAAAAATGTAGAGGTTATACCCTTTATTCCGAGTGTAAAACCGGCAGGTCTAACATCTGAAAATTTCGTTGAAGTTTTAAAGGAGAACAAATTACCTATATACTCTATAGATGGCGTTGAGTATGTAAGTTTAAGGAGTGTTTTAAAGTTGTTTATGTATGAAGGGAAATTAGAGAAGAATAGCAGATCTGTAACTATCCCTTACAATGATACAAAGATTATTTTGAATTTTCCTTTATCTCAGATGGTTATCAAAAATGAGATTATAAATATGATGTATCCAATAAAAATGATTTCAGATGAGGTTTTTGTAAGTGTTGATGTGATGGAAGAGGCATTGATTTTGGCTCAGTAGTGCCCTCTTGTTCCGTCTTTTTAAGTTTGTCTTGCGAGTTTTATCTCTCGAGTATGTCAGGGGAGGGTTGTTAGCCTATTGCTTGTCATTGCGAGTGACCGAAGGGAGCGTGGCAATTACTACTCCTCTCGCCTCTCCCTTTGAGGGAAGAGAGGATGCAAGGTGAGAAGATAGTTTATACATTTTAATAAATAAATTTTAAAGGAGGAATTATGTATAAGAAAATCATTATATATTTTTTTATGGGGTTTATGGTATTTGCTTTAACGGGTTGCCAAACACCTCTTACTGGTTCCAGTTATGAAAGGGGTGAAGCAAGAAAAATGCACTCTGTCTATTTGGGAACTGTTATTGGTGTAAACGATGTTGTTATACAAGGTGAGTCTGGACCTGTTGGTACTATCACTGGTGCGGCGGCAGGGGCAGCAGCTGGCCACGCTATAGGTAAGGGGGCAAGTAGAGGCACTGCAACAGTTATTGGTGGGGTAGTTGGGGCAGTTGCAGGCGGGGCTGTAGAGCAAAAAGTCAGTACTAAAGAAGGCATAGAGATAACTGTGCAACTTGAAGATGGAAAGATTGTTGCTATAGTACAAGAGAAAGCCCCAGGCGAGTATTATAGAAAAGGAGATAACGTTCAGATAGTCTATTCTGCTAATGGAACTGCAAGAGTAAAGCATTATTGATTTTTTCACTTTCGAGTGATCTTGTCCAGAGTACCCAGTGGGACTTACTTCGCAAATTGCGGGGGCTTGTTTTATATTCACTCGCAATGACAA is a window from the bacterium genome containing:
- a CDS encoding glycine zipper 2TM domain-containing protein, with the translated sequence MYKKIIIYFFMGFMVFALTGCQTPLTGSSYERGEARKMHSVYLGTVIGVNDVVIQGESGPVGTITGAAAGAAAGHAIGKGASRGTATVIGGVVGAVAGGAVEQKVSTKEGIEITVQLEDGKIVAIVQEKAPGEYYRKGDNVQIVYSANGTARVKHY